One region of Dehalococcoidia bacterium genomic DNA includes:
- a CDS encoding UTP--glucose-1-phosphate uridylyltransferase — translation MGQANVRKAVILAAGYGTRLLPVTKAQPKEMLPLVDKPVIHYSVEEAVAAGIKDIIIVTAIGKRAVEDYFDRSRDVEQLLESKGDYEGAQRLRAISSQANFAYVRQGEMGGIGHAVLTARHLIGDDPFVLFLPDDVILGPKPVALGLIECFEKYGCSVVAVEEVPEELTHQYGIVSGEPVSEGVLRLRQLVEKPARGTAPGRLAIVGRYLFTPAVFDAIERAGRGHGGEMQITDAMQILAREEGMYSYEFEGYRIDIGRPLSLITANVTVGLMREDIAPELRRFLRSLDLGADGEGRA, via the coding sequence ATGGGGCAAGCTAACGTCCGCAAGGCAGTGATACTCGCCGCGGGGTACGGCACGCGGCTTCTCCCTGTCACCAAGGCCCAGCCGAAGGAGATGCTGCCCCTCGTCGACAAGCCCGTAATCCACTACTCCGTCGAAGAGGCGGTGGCGGCCGGCATCAAGGACATCATCATCGTCACCGCGATCGGCAAGCGCGCCGTCGAGGACTACTTCGACCGCTCGCGCGACGTCGAGCAGCTACTGGAGTCGAAAGGCGACTACGAGGGCGCCCAGCGCTTGCGAGCCATCTCCAGCCAGGCCAATTTCGCCTACGTCCGCCAGGGTGAAATGGGTGGCATCGGCCACGCGGTGCTCACCGCCCGACACCTGATTGGCGACGACCCCTTCGTGCTGTTCCTTCCGGACGATGTCATCCTCGGGCCGAAGCCCGTCGCCCTCGGCCTCATCGAGTGCTTCGAGAAGTACGGATGCAGCGTCGTGGCGGTCGAGGAGGTGCCGGAAGAGCTTACGCACCAGTACGGCATTGTCAGCGGCGAGCCGGTGTCCGAGGGCGTGCTGCGCCTGCGCCAGCTCGTCGAGAAGCCGGCGCGCGGCACCGCGCCGGGGCGCCTGGCGATAGTCGGCCGTTACCTCTTCACCCCTGCCGTCTTCGACGCGATCGAACGCGCCGGGCGCGGCCACGGCGGCGAGATGCAGATCACCGACGCCATGCAAATCCTCGCGCGCGAGGAGGGCATGTACTCCTACGAGTTCGAGGGCTACCGTATCGACATCGGTCGCCCTCTGTCCCTGATCACGGCGAATGTCACGGTTGGCCTGATGCGTGAGGACATCGCGCCGGAACTGCGCCGCTTTCTCCGCAGCCTTGACCTCGGTGCGGACGGCGAGGGGCGTGCCTAG
- a CDS encoding patatin-like phospholipase family protein, producing MAKRALVLSGGGPVGIAWETGVAAGLAERGIDLRDADLIIGTSAGSVVGAQLALGRAPAEMLAGQLARRDREGGPAGREGERPSAPDLSGLMQVMARAWQADRPLEERLREVGAFALAAKTGDEEAFVAGFRGGIADAWPEKDFRCTAIDALTGRFVVWDRSSGVPLVRAVASSCAVPGIFPPVTIDGRRYYDGGIRSASNADLAAGAEIVLIISVGGGEGSDDPRALLARQRIEAEIATLREAGAKAVELITPDSESREAFGMNLMDSRQNPRAAESGLRQGRAEAERLRRIWG from the coding sequence GTGGCGAAGCGAGCGCTGGTTCTGAGTGGCGGCGGACCGGTGGGCATCGCCTGGGAGACAGGCGTCGCCGCCGGGCTGGCCGAGCGGGGGATCGACCTCAGGGATGCAGACCTGATCATCGGGACCTCGGCGGGATCGGTTGTCGGCGCACAGCTTGCGCTCGGACGCGCTCCGGCCGAGATGCTCGCGGGTCAGCTCGCCCGCCGCGACCGCGAGGGCGGGCCGGCCGGCCGCGAGGGTGAGCGGCCATCAGCTCCGGACCTCTCGGGCCTGATGCAGGTGATGGCAAGGGCCTGGCAGGCTGACCGCCCGCTGGAGGAGAGGCTGCGAGAGGTAGGCGCCTTCGCCCTCGCCGCGAAGACCGGCGACGAGGAGGCGTTCGTGGCTGGATTTCGGGGCGGCATCGCCGACGCCTGGCCGGAGAAGGACTTCCGTTGCACGGCTATCGATGCGCTCACTGGACGCTTTGTCGTCTGGGACAGAAGTTCGGGAGTCCCGCTTGTCCGGGCCGTTGCCTCCAGTTGCGCTGTGCCCGGCATCTTCCCACCGGTCACGATCGACGGCAGGCGCTATTACGACGGCGGCATCCGCTCGGCGAGCAACGCTGACCTTGCCGCGGGCGCCGAGATCGTGCTGATCATCAGCGTTGGCGGCGGGGAAGGTTCGGACGACCCGCGGGCCCTGCTTGCGCGCCAGCGCATCGAGGCCGAGATCGCCACGCTCCGGGAAGCCGGCGCAAAAGCCGTTGAGCTGATCACCCCTGATAGCGAGTCGCGCGAGGCCTTCGGCATGAACCTCATGGACTCCCGCCAGAACCCGCGCGCGGCCGAGAGCGGCCTGCGCCAGGGCCGCGCTGAGGCCGAGCGGCTCAGGCGGATCTGGGGCTGA